A region of the Phaseolus vulgaris cultivar G19833 chromosome 11, P. vulgaris v2.0, whole genome shotgun sequence genome:
GAATataggggtgcaagaagaaatatccttaaaattaaaattatgtcaATATTAgaagacaaaataaaatttaagaatatgCTTCATAGTACCTTAAACTGAACCCTTTGAGAGAAaacttttacaaaaataaagtgtccctttaaaagaaaatttctaTAAGATTGTTGTATTagagtaaattttttaaaaatattttaaataagttaactttttatgttttaaaaataaaaacactttaGTTGAGACAATTGGAGGAAATTAGAGGGTGCAATCGATCACCAAAGAGCTCGTGTGCATCCACGCCAACAAGCGGAAGCGATGGACGCGTGTCGTCCGTCGATTTCTCCCCAAGGAGTTTGGAGAAGCATTGCCGTCCGATGGAGAGCGTGATGATGGAGACGGAAGCAAAAGGAACGGTGATAGAGAGGCTGAATCAGGCGGAGGATCGATTGCTGAAGGTATCTCCACCGTCTGATTTGGGGTGTGATCAATagcaaatta
Encoded here:
- the LOC137830298 gene encoding uncharacterized protein isoform X2, whose translation is MASATQEPILSRIDRLDYLLRQLEEIRGCNRSPKSSCASTPTSGSDGRVSSVDFSPRSLEKHCRPMESVMMETEAKGTVIERLNQAEDRLLKVEEDLLAKSNKMNNGSKKSFKELVKKCVRARRTTHNNIKEP
- the LOC137830298 gene encoding uncharacterized protein isoform X1 produces the protein MASATQEPILSRIDRLDYLLRQLEEIRGCNRSPKSSCASTPTSGSDGRVSSVDFSPRSLEKHCRPMESVMMETEAKGTVIERLNQAEDRLLKVFLQVEEDLLAKSNKMNNGSKKSFKELVKKCVRARRTTHNNIKEP